In the Vibrio gigantis genome, one interval contains:
- a CDS encoding YfcL family protein, producing MIIEFEEKLLEVIDARIENASDDELFAGGYLRGHISLSVASCEEEGIEDVAEVKARIEKSLDDARSELTPADRTIVNDLWVELQSQA from the coding sequence ATGATTATCGAATTTGAAGAAAAACTACTTGAAGTAATTGATGCTCGCATTGAAAACGCATCAGACGATGAATTGTTTGCTGGTGGTTACTTACGTGGTCATATTTCTCTTTCTGTGGCTTCATGTGAAGAAGAAGGCATTGAAGATGTAGCAGAAGTAAAAGCTCGCATTGAAAAGAGCCTAGACGACGCTCGCTCTGAACTAACGCCAGCAGACCGCACTATTGTTAATGACCTTTGGGTTGAGCTACAAAGCCAAGCTTAA
- a CDS encoding trimeric intracellular cation channel family protein has product MLLSVLYIIGITAEAMTGALSAGKQKMDWFGVMLVASATAIGGGTVRDILLGHYPLGWVENPQYLAITCIAGVITTGLAKWVIKLKGLFIRLDALGLIVFSIIGTKVAMTMGLHPMICMVSALVTGVFGGLLRDLICRQTPLVLHEELYASVALVASGLYLGLLELGINDVTATIVTLVVGYLLRMAAVRFKWRLPSFQLDPESSVH; this is encoded by the coding sequence ATGCTACTAAGTGTTTTGTATATCATTGGCATCACGGCAGAAGCCATGACCGGCGCTCTCAGTGCTGGCAAACAAAAAATGGATTGGTTTGGTGTAATGTTGGTTGCGAGTGCAACGGCAATTGGCGGTGGTACAGTACGAGATATCTTACTTGGCCACTACCCTTTAGGCTGGGTTGAAAACCCACAGTATCTTGCGATCACCTGTATCGCAGGTGTTATCACAACGGGTCTGGCTAAGTGGGTAATCAAACTCAAAGGCTTATTCATTCGTTTGGATGCTCTAGGGCTTATCGTGTTCAGCATCATTGGTACTAAAGTAGCGATGACAATGGGTCTCCACCCAATGATTTGCATGGTGTCGGCACTAGTGACTGGCGTGTTTGGTGGTTTGCTGCGCGATCTTATCTGTCGTCAAACACCATTGGTGTTGCATGAGGAACTGTATGCGTCTGTCGCACTTGTTGCTTCAGGTTTGTACCTAGGTTTGCTTGAGCTTGGCATTAACGACGTAACCGCAACGATTGTGACGCTTGTGGTCGGCTACTTGCTGCGCATGGCAGCGGTGAGATTCAAGTGGCGCTTGCCTTCATTCCAGCTTGATCCTGAAAGCTCCGTGCATTAA
- a CDS encoding elongation factor P hydroxylase — protein MTHQYPDIIDIFNQTFFESYNTKLELGADEPIYLPADEQVSHHRIVFARGFYASALHEIAHWCVAGSERRLLEDFGYWYEPDGRTESVQAEFEKVEIRPQAYEWIIAMSAGFPFNVSCDNLHGDFEPDRLAFMNKVHSEVMGIFEVGLPPRVKMLSEALRSFYDVEPLCTSQFIVK, from the coding sequence ATGACGCACCAATACCCAGACATCATCGATATTTTCAATCAAACCTTTTTCGAGAGCTACAATACCAAGCTTGAACTGGGGGCTGATGAGCCGATTTACCTGCCAGCCGATGAACAGGTTTCTCATCACCGTATCGTATTCGCTCGCGGCTTTTATGCGTCTGCACTTCACGAAATAGCACATTGGTGTGTGGCTGGTTCTGAGCGTCGTTTGTTGGAAGATTTTGGCTATTGGTATGAGCCTGATGGTCGAACTGAGTCGGTTCAAGCTGAGTTCGAAAAAGTAGAAATTCGCCCACAAGCGTATGAATGGATCATTGCGATGAGTGCGGGCTTTCCTTTTAATGTTAGCTGTGACAATCTACACGGCGATTTTGAGCCAGATCGTTTGGCTTTTATGAATAAAGTACACAGCGAAGTCATGGGTATCTTTGAAGTTGGTCTTCCGCCTCGCGTGAAAATGCTCTCTGAAGCATTACGCAGCTTCTACGATGTTGAACCTTTATGTACTAGCCAATTTATTGTGAAATAA
- the folD gene encoding bifunctional methylenetetrahydrofolate dehydrogenase/methenyltetrahydrofolate cyclohydrolase FolD, which yields MTAQNIDGKLISQTVRSEVAARVKARTEAGLRAPGLAVVLVGEDPASQVYVGSKRKACEEVGFVSKSYDLPATATEDELLTLVDQLNQDPEIDGILVQLPLPAGIDSTHVLERITPEKDVDGFHPYNVGRLAQRMPKLRSCTPKGIITLLDRYNIDLRGKHAVVVGASNIVGRPMTLELLLAGCTTTTCHRFTKDLEGHVRQADVVVVAVGKPNFIPGAWIKKGAVVVDVGINRLESGKLVGDVEYDVAKESASFITPVPGGVGPMTVASLIENTMIACEQFHSK from the coding sequence ATGACTGCTCAAAATATTGATGGAAAGCTAATTTCTCAAACGGTTCGCTCTGAAGTTGCTGCACGTGTAAAAGCTCGTACTGAAGCTGGATTACGCGCTCCGGGCCTAGCGGTTGTTTTAGTGGGTGAAGACCCTGCTTCTCAGGTTTACGTTGGAAGTAAACGTAAAGCATGTGAAGAAGTTGGCTTCGTATCTAAATCTTACGATTTGCCAGCCACTGCGACAGAAGATGAACTGTTAACATTAGTAGACCAACTGAACCAAGACCCAGAGATCGACGGTATTCTGGTTCAACTGCCTCTACCTGCTGGCATTGATAGCACTCACGTTCTTGAGCGTATCACGCCAGAGAAAGACGTTGATGGCTTCCACCCATACAATGTCGGCCGTTTGGCTCAGCGTATGCCTAAGCTTCGCTCTTGCACGCCAAAAGGTATCATCACGCTGCTTGACCGTTACAACATCGACTTACGTGGTAAGCACGCGGTTGTGGTTGGCGCTTCAAACATCGTGGGCCGTCCAATGACCCTAGAATTGCTTCTAGCAGGTTGTACAACGACAACGTGTCACCGCTTCACCAAAGACCTTGAAGGCCACGTACGTCAAGCAGACGTTGTTGTGGTTGCCGTTGGTAAGCCTAACTTCATTCCAGGTGCTTGGATTAAGAAAGGTGCCGTTGTGGTCGATGTTGGTATCAACCGTTTAGAATCTGGCAAGCTAGTGGGTGACGTCGAATACGACGTAGCGAAAGAGAGCGCAAGCTTCATCACGCCAGTACCGGGCGGTGTTGGCCCAATGACAGTGGCGAGCCTAATCGAGAACACAATGATCGCTTGTGAGCAATTTCACTCCAAATAA
- the aroC gene encoding chorismate synthase: protein MAGNSIGQHFRVTTFGESHGIALGCIVDGCPPGLEITEADLQRDLDRRRPGTSRYTTARREADEVKILSGVFEGQTTGTSIGLLIENTDQRSKDYSEIKDKFRPGHADYTYHQKYGVRDYRGGGRSSARETAMRVAAGAIAKKYLKQEFGVEIQAYLSQMGDISIDKVDWNEIENNAFFCPDADKVPEFDQLIRDLLKEGNSIGAKIQVVATKVPVGLGEPIFDRLDADIAHALMSINAVKGVEIGDGFDVVNQRGSEHRDPLTPEGFTSNHAGGILGGISTGQDIVASIALKPTSSITVPGDTITKDGEATQLITKGRHDPCVGIRAVPIAEAMLAIVLLDHLLRHRGQNHGVTTSTPQI, encoded by the coding sequence ATGGCAGGAAACAGTATCGGACAACATTTCCGCGTGACCACGTTCGGAGAAAGTCACGGTATCGCACTAGGATGTATCGTAGATGGGTGCCCACCAGGATTAGAAATTACCGAAGCAGACCTTCAAAGAGATTTGGATCGTCGTCGCCCTGGTACTTCACGTTATACAACGGCTCGCCGTGAAGCCGATGAAGTAAAGATTTTATCAGGTGTATTTGAAGGCCAAACTACGGGTACTTCTATTGGTCTATTGATCGAAAATACAGACCAACGCTCTAAAGACTATTCCGAAATTAAAGACAAGTTCCGTCCTGGACACGCTGACTATACGTACCATCAAAAGTACGGTGTGCGTGATTACCGTGGTGGTGGTCGTTCTTCAGCTCGTGAAACTGCAATGCGTGTTGCTGCGGGTGCTATTGCGAAGAAATACCTAAAACAAGAATTTGGTGTTGAAATCCAAGCATACCTTTCTCAAATGGGTGATATCTCAATTGATAAAGTCGATTGGAACGAGATCGAAAACAACGCTTTTTTCTGTCCAGATGCCGACAAAGTGCCTGAATTCGACCAACTGATTCGTGACTTGCTAAAAGAAGGCAACTCGATCGGTGCGAAGATTCAAGTGGTTGCGACTAAAGTGCCTGTAGGCCTTGGTGAGCCAATCTTTGATCGTTTAGATGCTGATATTGCTCATGCTCTAATGAGCATCAACGCGGTGAAAGGTGTTGAGATTGGTGATGGCTTTGATGTCGTTAATCAGCGTGGTAGTGAACATCGTGATCCATTAACTCCGGAAGGTTTCACTAGCAACCATGCTGGCGGTATCTTAGGTGGTATTTCTACGGGCCAAGATATTGTGGCAAGCATTGCGCTTAAACCAACATCAAGCATCACGGTTCCTGGTGACACGATTACTAAAGACGGTGAAGCAACACAGCTAATCACGAAAGGTCGTCACGATCCATGTGTTGGTATTCGTGCGGTGCCAATTGCAGAAGCTATGCTAGCGATTGTTCTACTCGATCACCTATTACGCCATCGTGGTCAGAACCATGGCGTGACCACGAGTACTCCTCAAATCTAA
- a CDS encoding NADPH-dependent FMN reductase — translation MKVIAFGASTSSTSINKTLATYAANLIEGADVKVLDINDYNVPMFSEDTEKEIGQAEGAQAFLRDLAEADAFVISFAEHNGHYPAAYKNLFDWATRIERSVFGEKPAVYLATSPGPGGAQMVLGAATGSAPYFGGNVQASVSVPSFYDNFDFESGSISNEEIALQIKDAVAKL, via the coding sequence ATGAAAGTTATCGCATTTGGCGCAAGCACAAGCTCTACCTCAATCAACAAAACACTAGCAACTTACGCAGCAAACTTGATTGAAGGTGCTGACGTAAAAGTCCTAGACATCAACGATTACAATGTTCCTATGTTCAGTGAAGACACTGAAAAAGAGATTGGCCAAGCGGAAGGCGCTCAAGCATTCTTGCGTGACCTAGCAGAAGCGGACGCATTTGTTATCTCGTTTGCAGAACACAACGGTCACTATCCTGCAGCGTACAAAAACCTATTTGATTGGGCGACACGTATTGAACGCTCAGTATTTGGCGAGAAGCCTGCGGTTTACCTAGCGACTTCTCCGGGCCCTGGTGGTGCTCAAATGGTACTTGGTGCAGCAACAGGTTCAGCGCCATACTTCGGTGGCAACGTACAAGCGTCAGTTTCAGTACCAAGCTTCTACGATAACTTTGACTTTGAGTCCGGCTCTATCAGCAACGAAGAGATTGCTCTGCAGATCAAAGATGCGGTTGCTAAGCTGTAA